The following are encoded together in the Longimicrobium sp. genome:
- a CDS encoding SgcJ/EcaC family oxidoreductase: MTTDPTAIATELFAQLETAWNAADGAAFGKPFADVTDFVDIRGAHHHGDGVAMGRGHQHIFDTIYKGSTVSYQVTSAREVVPGCIVATASASLDAPSGPLLGTNESRITAVVVREGDRWAITAFHNTLVLQAPRA, from the coding sequence ATGACCACTGATCCCACCGCGATCGCCACCGAGCTGTTCGCGCAGCTGGAAACGGCCTGGAACGCCGCCGACGGCGCGGCCTTCGGCAAGCCCTTCGCCGACGTGACCGACTTCGTGGACATTCGCGGCGCCCACCATCACGGCGACGGAGTGGCCATGGGCCGGGGTCATCAGCACATCTTCGACACGATCTACAAGGGGAGCACCGTCAGTTATCAGGTGACCTCGGCCCGCGAGGTGGTGCCCGGATGCATCGTGGCCACGGCGTCGGCGAGCCTGGATGCTCCCTCCGGCCCGTTGCTAGGCACCAACGAGTCCCGGATCACGGCCGTGGTCGTCCGTGAGGGGGACCGCTGGGCCATCACGGCGTTCCACAACACCCTCGTTCTCCAGGCGCCCCGGGCGTAG
- a CDS encoding TetR/AcrR family transcriptional regulator, with the protein MNAREKILEAVVALLGTEAGAGFTYDRLAREAKVSRQTLYAHFPTRADLLVAVADHARAKLDADRLSLPILEAATGVDALAALLAFHVAFTPRVLREYRAVEFARSTDPELMKAFGQRTRGRDQLIRLVMTRLEAEGRLQPAWTVATATDFVTAVVSASTTYELLENRGWTPAELQERLLRVFTRSLLTPTEGGTHDH; encoded by the coding sequence ATGAATGCGCGAGAGAAGATCCTGGAGGCCGTCGTGGCGCTGCTGGGCACCGAAGCCGGGGCCGGGTTCACCTATGACCGTCTCGCACGGGAGGCGAAGGTGTCGCGCCAGACGCTGTATGCGCACTTCCCCACCCGGGCAGACCTGCTCGTGGCCGTGGCGGACCATGCCCGTGCGAAGCTCGATGCGGACCGCCTGAGCCTTCCCATCCTCGAGGCTGCCACGGGCGTGGACGCACTCGCCGCGCTCCTGGCCTTTCACGTCGCGTTCACCCCCAGGGTGCTGCGCGAGTACAGGGCGGTGGAGTTCGCGCGCTCCACCGATCCGGAGCTGATGAAGGCCTTCGGCCAGCGCACCCGGGGCCGCGACCAGCTCATCCGCCTCGTGATGACCCGGCTCGAGGCCGAAGGGCGGCTGCAGCCCGCGTGGACCGTTGCCACCGCCACCGATTTCGTAACCGCCGTCGTGAGCGCATCCACGACGTACGAGTTGCTGGAGAACCGTGGATGGACCCCCGCGGAGCTCCAAGAACGCCTGCTCCGGGTCTTCACCCGATCACTGCTCACCCCGACCGAGGGAGGAACTCATGACCACTGA